The following are from one region of the Hydrogenimonas sp. SS33 genome:
- the cas1f gene encoding type I-F CRISPR-associated endonuclease Cas1f translates to MQKDGRVVYLSEEYKEYRYWNIPIANTTCLLLGTGTSITQAAMRMLSQAGVLVGFCGGGATPLFAGVEIEWLTPQNEYRPTEYVQRWLSFWFDESKRLDAAKYLENERLNYICSVWRKDRTFKMEGFDSDSIEKMIDLYREKISEASSIGKLLQLEADLTKRLYKHAANITGLSGFSRQRSHADPANDFLDHGNYLAYGLAATALWALGIPHAFALMHGKTRRGALVFDIADLAKDAIVLPNAFIGAKEGIEDREFRARCLQSFVEHGALNFMFDQVQNIAIHYGIKP, encoded by the coding sequence ATGCAGAAGGATGGCAGGGTTGTCTACCTGAGTGAAGAGTACAAAGAGTATCGTTATTGGAATATTCCTATCGCCAATACGACCTGTCTTTTGCTCGGTACCGGTACATCCATCACACAGGCTGCAATGCGGATGCTTTCCCAGGCAGGTGTTTTAGTTGGTTTTTGCGGTGGAGGGGCAACACCGCTGTTTGCCGGAGTTGAGATCGAATGGCTTACACCGCAGAACGAATACCGTCCTACGGAATATGTTCAAAGATGGCTCTCGTTTTGGTTCGATGAATCCAAACGTCTGGATGCCGCCAAGTACCTTGAGAACGAACGTCTCAATTATATCTGTAGCGTCTGGAGAAAAGACCGTACATTCAAAATGGAAGGTTTCGACAGCGATTCGATCGAAAAAATGATCGATCTCTATCGAGAAAAGATTTCTGAAGCCTCTTCGATTGGCAAACTGCTGCAACTTGAAGCAGATCTGACCAAACGACTCTACAAACATGCCGCCAATATAACAGGACTTTCGGGATTCAGCCGCCAGAGAAGCCATGCCGATCCCGCCAACGATTTCCTTGATCACGGCAATTACCTCGCTTATGGCCTCGCCGCCACAGCACTTTGGGCGCTCGGCATTCCCCACGCTTTTGCCCTGATGCACGGCAAAACCCGCAGGGGAGCTCTTGTTTTTGATATTGCCGATCTCGCAAAGGATGCGATTGTACTGCCCAATGCCTTCATCGGTGCAAAAGAGGGCATCGAGGACAGGGAGTTCCGCGCCCGGTGTCTTCAGAGTTTCGTCGAGCACGGTGCTTTGAACTTCATGTTTGACCAGGTCCAGAATATCGCTATACACTACGGAATCAAACCATGA